A genomic segment from Desulfurella amilsii encodes:
- the fabZ gene encoding 3-hydroxyacyl-ACP dehydratase FabZ has product MIDIERIKEILPHRYPFLFVDKVLNYEKFKFIEAIKNVTYNEAYFQGHFPKKHIMPGVVIIEAMAQAGGILAFLSLEEEDNANRVVYFMSIENARFRKAVVPGDTLLMRVEIIKHKMKVWKMSGKCFVSDTLVAEATMSAKLD; this is encoded by the coding sequence ATGATTGATATCGAAAGGATAAAAGAAATATTACCTCATAGATACCCGTTTTTGTTTGTAGATAAAGTATTAAATTATGAGAAGTTCAAATTTATAGAAGCTATAAAAAATGTAACATACAACGAAGCTTACTTTCAAGGGCATTTTCCCAAAAAACATATTATGCCTGGAGTTGTTATAATTGAGGCAATGGCACAAGCAGGTGGAATATTGGCATTTTTGTCTTTAGAGGAAGAAGATAATGCTAATCGAGTAGTTTATTTTATGAGTATAGAAAACGCAAGGTTTAGAAAAGCTGTTGTGCCAGGTGATACTTTACTAATGAGAGTTGAAATTATAAAGCATAAAATGAAAGTATGGAAAATGTCTGGCAAGTGTTTTGTTAGTGATACGCTTGTAGCAGAGGCAACAATGAGTGCAAAATTGGATTAA
- the lpxD gene encoding UDP-3-O-(3-hydroxymyristoyl)glucosamine N-acyltransferase: MIGVQELVQIINGQYLGKSDIDIDGVASLNRADEHKISFLSNKKYTKYISTTRAGCIIVDQAFDISAYNYKNFVVCKDAYLGFALALSYFYKNQLKSNFKSHKASIDKTAQISEEAYIGDFTYIAENVKIGHSSIMPMVYIGENTIIKDNCIIYPNVTIRENVEIGNNVIIHSGSVIGSDGFGYVNNNGKHYKIPQVGKVIIEDDVEIGSNTSIDRATLDETIIKKGSKIDNLVQIAHNVEIGENSILVSQCGISGSTKIGNNVILAGQVGIAGHLKIADNTIITAKSGVGTNIKKSGIYSGIPVYDHAKWLKSSATMPRLPELYRKIQELENRIKELEKK; encoded by the coding sequence ATGATTGGAGTGCAAGAATTAGTCCAAATTATTAATGGACAATATTTGGGTAAAAGTGACATAGATATAGATGGCGTAGCAAGCTTAAATCGGGCTGATGAACATAAAATTAGTTTTCTTTCCAATAAAAAGTACACCAAATATATTTCTACTACTAGAGCAGGTTGCATAATAGTTGATCAAGCATTTGATATTTCAGCTTACAATTATAAAAATTTTGTCGTATGCAAAGATGCTTATCTTGGGTTTGCTTTAGCTTTGAGTTACTTTTATAAAAATCAATTAAAAAGCAATTTCAAAAGTCATAAAGCTTCAATTGATAAAACAGCGCAAATAAGCGAGGAAGCTTATATTGGAGATTTTACATATATAGCAGAAAATGTAAAAATAGGACATAGCTCTATAATGCCTATGGTTTATATTGGTGAAAACACGATTATTAAAGATAATTGCATTATATATCCAAATGTTACAATTCGTGAGAATGTAGAAATTGGAAACAATGTGATAATTCATTCTGGTAGTGTAATAGGCAGTGATGGCTTTGGTTATGTAAATAATAATGGTAAACATTATAAAATACCTCAGGTTGGCAAAGTAATTATAGAAGATGATGTTGAGATAGGTTCAAACACATCAATCGATAGAGCTACGCTTGATGAAACAATAATTAAAAAAGGTTCAAAGATAGATAATTTAGTCCAAATTGCCCATAATGTTGAAATTGGTGAAAATTCTATTTTAGTTTCGCAATGTGGTATATCTGGTTCTACAAAAATAGGAAACAATGTTATTCTAGCAGGTCAAGTAGGCATAGCAGGTCATTTAAAAATTGCTGATAATACTATAATAACAGCAAAATCTGGTGTTGGGACAAATATCAAAAAAAGCGGTATTTACAGTGGCATACCGGTGTATGATCATGCAAAGTGGCTGAAATCTAGCGCAACAATGCCACGATTGCCGGAGCTTTATAGAAAAATTCAGGAATTAGAAAATAGAATTAAGGAGCTTGAGAAAAAATGA
- a CDS encoding OmpH family outer membrane protein: MRKFFSGFVVLAALLVLNSNAFALKVAVVDLNKALQDCQAGIDAKSMLQKIIEAKKMVIDSKQQELNTLSQKIQNPSTPKKDKQQLEIEYQTKLRDLERYKADATDDVVSKEREYTQNIINGLVETIKNISQKESIDLVFEVHQGLVYWNDALDITPQVIKVYNKIYEQSKK; this comes from the coding sequence ATGAGGAAATTTTTTTCGGGGTTTGTAGTTTTAGCAGCACTACTTGTGCTTAATAGTAATGCATTCGCGCTTAAAGTTGCTGTTGTAGATTTAAATAAAGCGCTACAGGATTGTCAAGCAGGCATCGATGCAAAATCTATGCTTCAAAAGATTATAGAGGCGAAGAAAATGGTAATTGACAGTAAACAGCAAGAGTTAAATACTTTATCTCAAAAAATTCAAAACCCATCAACGCCTAAAAAAGATAAACAACAATTGGAAATTGAGTATCAAACAAAATTAAGAGATTTAGAGCGATACAAAGCTGATGCCACAGACGATGTAGTATCAAAAGAAAGAGAATACACTCAAAATATCATAAACGGTCTTGTCGAAACAATAAAAAATATTAGTCAAAAAGAAAGTATTGATTTAGTTTTTGAAGTACACCAGGGATTAGTGTATTGGAACGATGCTTTAGATATAACGCCTCAGGTTATCAAAGTATATAATAAAATATATGAGCAAAGCAAAAAATGA
- the bamA gene encoding outer membrane protein assembly factor BamA, with the protein MKTIVSFLFIFFLLLNFAYAQNIVEINVEGNVRIDKPTILSAVKEKTNTSLDIKAVNEDIKNIYNLGFFETVTAKVTNTSNGVILTFNVKEKPAIRFVKFKGNKMFKDEELYKVCKVKEYQILSKKNLQESISAIVGFYASKGIYLTNVSYKLEPVAGNRVDIVFDIREGKKTFVHKINIIGNKHIKTSEILDVMKNHEKYGPYILTFLPWFYTGKLNPQDLDSDIQAIRDLYLSKGYADVKVNGPTVNIEPDTGYIDMDISIDEGAQYTLKSLKYEHIEPYTLKDLEKIVKLKVGKTFNGVQLRKDIGDLTTAYADKGYAFCDINPIVTLDRQNHTVDVTFDINKGNKVYIHRIEITGNDKTWDNVIRREIRLNQGSLYSESKIQESREKIYNTDYFDNVKISTERIPGKDEVNMKVNVKEKMTGMLSLGVGYSSYYKVGVMGSITQRNLFGSGVYGKFYANLSANSHLFDISLVNPWVDNKPISVGLDLYNMEYYGWDYNQKTYGFKFTVAKRFYDDQLSVGASYSLSQNKIDITAGTPSYYLQQEAGTTTESTITPFIKWSSVNNTIFPTKGTIASSSLGFTGFGGNARYVKWDNTVEYFHPIFWGMIGHLKGSIGFAKGIGGKGVPLADRYFLGGIDSLRGFDYGTVSPTDQYGNYIGGTRDAYAQAETIFPLVEALKLYGDAFFDIGNSWLYSYDFGDLKKDVGVGIKWISPLGPIRVEVGKNLAPKNGEKSYVFQFSMGALF; encoded by the coding sequence ATGAAGACAATAGTTAGTTTTTTGTTCATATTTTTTTTGTTACTAAATTTTGCATACGCTCAAAATATTGTTGAGATTAATGTAGAAGGTAATGTAAGAATAGATAAACCTACAATATTAAGTGCTGTGAAAGAAAAAACAAATACGTCTTTAGATATAAAAGCTGTTAACGAAGATATTAAAAACATTTATAACTTAGGCTTTTTTGAAACAGTAACAGCTAAAGTAACCAATACCTCAAACGGCGTGATTTTAACATTTAATGTCAAGGAAAAACCCGCAATTAGGTTTGTTAAATTTAAGGGCAACAAAATGTTTAAGGATGAAGAACTGTATAAAGTGTGTAAAGTAAAGGAATACCAAATTTTAAGCAAAAAAAACTTGCAGGAAAGTATATCGGCTATTGTAGGCTTTTATGCGTCAAAAGGTATTTACCTTACAAATGTTTCATATAAGCTAGAACCTGTTGCAGGTAATCGTGTAGATATAGTTTTTGACATAAGAGAAGGGAAGAAAACTTTCGTTCATAAAATAAATATTATTGGCAATAAACATATAAAAACTAGCGAAATATTGGATGTTATGAAAAATCATGAAAAATATGGTCCATATATACTGACTTTTTTACCGTGGTTTTATACGGGTAAATTAAATCCACAGGATCTTGATTCTGATATACAGGCAATTAGAGATCTCTACTTGTCAAAAGGTTATGCTGATGTAAAAGTTAATGGGCCAACTGTAAATATAGAGCCAGACACAGGCTATATTGATATGGACATTTCGATTGATGAGGGGGCACAATATACATTAAAGAGCTTAAAATACGAGCATATTGAACCGTATACATTAAAAGACCTTGAAAAAATTGTCAAATTAAAAGTTGGAAAAACATTCAATGGTGTTCAATTAAGGAAAGACATAGGAGATCTCACTACGGCTTACGCAGACAAGGGTTATGCTTTTTGTGATATTAACCCTATAGTTACACTGGATAGACAAAATCATACAGTTGACGTTACATTTGATATTAACAAGGGTAACAAAGTCTATATTCACAGAATTGAAATAACGGGCAATGATAAAACATGGGATAATGTCATAAGAAGAGAAATTCGCCTCAATCAAGGCAGTTTATATTCTGAATCAAAAATACAAGAATCCAGGGAAAAAATTTATAACACGGATTACTTTGATAACGTAAAGATAAGCACAGAGCGTATTCCAGGTAAAGATGAAGTAAATATGAAAGTCAATGTAAAAGAAAAAATGACTGGTATGTTATCATTAGGTGTAGGTTATAGTTCTTACTACAAAGTAGGTGTTATGGGCTCTATTACGCAAAGGAATTTGTTTGGATCAGGTGTATATGGAAAGTTTTACGCAAACCTTTCTGCAAATAGCCATTTATTCGATATAAGTTTAGTAAACCCTTGGGTTGATAATAAGCCAATATCTGTCGGCTTAGATTTGTACAATATGGAATATTACGGTTGGGATTACAATCAAAAAACATACGGTTTTAAATTTACCGTTGCAAAGAGATTTTATGACGATCAGTTAAGTGTTGGAGCTTCGTATTCTTTATCTCAAAATAAAATTGATATAACAGCTGGCACGCCAAGCTATTATTTACAACAAGAAGCTGGCACTACGACAGAAAGTACCATTACACCTTTTATAAAATGGAGTTCAGTTAACAATACTATTTTCCCGACAAAGGGAACGATTGCTTCGTCAAGTTTAGGTTTTACAGGATTTGGCGGAAACGCAAGGTATGTTAAGTGGGATAATACTGTGGAGTATTTCCATCCTATATTTTGGGGTATGATAGGCCACTTAAAAGGTAGTATTGGTTTTGCAAAAGGCATAGGTGGGAAAGGAGTGCCGCTTGCGGATAGATATTTCTTAGGCGGTATAGATAGCTTGAGAGGTTTTGATTATGGCACAGTAAGTCCTACAGATCAATATGGAAACTACATTGGTGGCACAAGGGATGCATACGCTCAAGCTGAGACGATTTTTCCATTAGTAGAGGCTTTAAAATTATACGGTGATGCATTTTTCGATATAGGTAATTCGTGGCTTTATTCATACGATTTTGGCGACCTTAAAAAAGATGTTGGTGTAGGTATAAAATGGATATCTCCACTTGGACCAATTAGAGTAGAGGTAGGCAAGAATCTGGCACCTAAAAATGGCGAGAAATCTTATGTTTTTCAGTTCTCTATGGGAGCTTTATTTTAG
- a CDS encoding ABC transporter ATP-binding protein: MILSASNIKKSFKSGKSETLVLNNINFNVEEGQMVAIMGVSGSGKSTLLHILGLLDEPDSGDVYFSGEKINFTDKKNLALLRNANIGFVFQFYSLINELSVLENVLLPTMINGIIKIDYAKELLLRVGINQEFFNKRSYNLSGGEKQRVAIARALINNPKVIITDEPTSNIDENNAKLLMSLLRDLQQSFNTTVVISTHSNKIARFCDTTYFLSEGVLTNEDNS; encoded by the coding sequence GTGATTTTAAGCGCCTCTAATATAAAAAAATCTTTTAAAAGCGGTAAAAGTGAAACGTTAGTACTAAACAACATAAATTTTAATGTCGAAGAAGGCCAGATGGTAGCCATCATGGGTGTTTCAGGTTCTGGCAAATCTACACTCCTTCATATATTGGGTTTATTGGATGAGCCTGATAGTGGAGACGTGTATTTTTCTGGAGAAAAAATAAATTTTACGGATAAAAAAAACCTTGCTTTATTAAGAAATGCCAATATTGGTTTTGTTTTTCAATTCTATTCACTTATAAACGAGCTTTCAGTACTAGAAAATGTTTTGCTTCCCACAATGATTAATGGTATAATAAAAATAGATTATGCAAAAGAGCTCTTATTGAGAGTTGGAATCAATCAAGAGTTTTTTAACAAGCGGAGTTATAATTTGTCTGGTGGCGAAAAACAAAGAGTTGCTATAGCTAGGGCTTTAATAAATAACCCAAAAGTAATAATTACAGATGAGCCTACATCTAATATTGATGAGAATAATGCAAAGTTATTAATGTCACTGCTACGCGATTTACAACAATCGTTTAATACTACGGTGGTAATTTCTACCCATAGCAATAAAATTGCGCGGTTTTGTGATACTACATATTTTTTATCAGAAGGGGTTTTAACCAATGAAGACAATAGTTAG
- a CDS encoding ABC transporter permease → MKKFNFENFLAIKYISSKKEEKLISLSSLLSIISIAIGVGALILVLGIMNGFDKMLESKIIGANPHIIIKNFDGTFNLDRKLLGKIKSDKMVANVYPSLVEQCIVSANGQSSGSILNGVDFSDKPYVEKYIKGRTNGIVLGKELMKAIGVSAGQNVRVTLAYSNPTAMGFSPVSFEVPVTGVFDSGMYEYDLAFSYIPLDVLWKNMQTYDQINTIAVNLYNPYNINKVGSFLGKILPSQYYFVTWAQMNKNFFTALKLEKIAMGIILLLIIIVAAFDIMNSLTMLVMEKVKDIAILVSLGATSKNIKSIFIKQGLILGFIGTIIGDFLGLSLGYILKHYDIVSLPKQVYYITKIPVDITLTYVVGISIVSVGLCVLASLYPASKASRMNIIEVLRQ, encoded by the coding sequence ATGAAGAAATTCAATTTTGAAAACTTTTTAGCTATAAAATACATAAGTTCTAAAAAAGAGGAAAAACTGATTTCGCTTTCTTCTTTGCTTTCTATTATTAGTATTGCAATTGGTGTGGGCGCGCTAATTTTAGTTTTAGGGATTATGAATGGTTTTGACAAAATGCTGGAATCAAAAATAATAGGTGCAAACCCACACATAATTATTAAAAATTTTGATGGAACATTTAATCTAGATAGGAAACTTCTTGGAAAAATAAAATCTGATAAAATGGTTGCCAACGTTTATCCTTCTTTAGTTGAACAGTGTATTGTAAGTGCTAATGGTCAATCAAGTGGTTCTATATTAAACGGTGTAGATTTTAGCGATAAACCATATGTTGAAAAGTATATAAAGGGTAGGACAAATGGGATAGTGTTGGGTAAGGAATTAATGAAAGCAATTGGTGTATCTGCTGGCCAAAATGTTAGAGTTACACTAGCTTATTCTAATCCTACAGCTATGGGTTTTTCTCCCGTATCATTTGAAGTTCCTGTCACGGGTGTGTTTGATTCTGGGATGTATGAATATGACTTGGCTTTTTCATATATACCTTTAGATGTATTATGGAAAAATATGCAGACATATGATCAGATAAATACCATAGCTGTAAATTTGTATAATCCATACAATATAAATAAAGTAGGTAGCTTTCTGGGTAAAATACTGCCAAGTCAGTATTATTTTGTTACTTGGGCTCAAATGAATAAGAATTTTTTCACTGCTTTAAAATTAGAAAAAATTGCTATGGGTATTATTTTGCTTTTAATTATAATTGTGGCGGCTTTTGATATCATGAACTCACTTACTATGCTGGTTATGGAAAAGGTTAAAGATATAGCGATACTTGTTTCTCTTGGTGCTACATCAAAAAATATTAAAAGCATATTCATAAAGCAAGGGTTGATTTTAGGTTTTATAGGTACTATTATTGGTGATTTTTTGGGATTATCTCTGGGCTATATTTTAAAGCATTACGATATTGTAAGCTTACCCAAACAGGTTTATTACATTACAAAAATTCCAGTAGATATTACTTTGACTTATGTTGTAGGAATTTCCATAGTTTCTGTTGGTTTATGTGTACTTGCAAGCCTTTATCCTGCATCGAAAGCTTCTAGGATGAATATAATAGAGGTATTAAGACAGTGA
- the lon gene encoding endopeptidase La, translated as MSNNNESLANQDIEIPSVLPVVPLRDMVVFPYMVTPLLVGREFSIKAIDEALSKDRMIFAVSQKNFEENEPTPDQINTVGTVCLILRMLKMPDGRVKILVQGLRKASIVSYTKTIKDNPFFEAEVSLLQDQLASTPEEEIEIEVLIRTIKDQLQKLVALNKNIPNDIVVIANNIEKSEQFADIIIANLQLKINQMQELIEILSVKERLRKIVSILNRELQILDMQAKIQREAREEISKAQKEYFLKEQLKAVKKELGEKADSDEIEELRQKIEAVKMSEQAGKECLKQLSRLEKMYSDSAEANVIRTYIDWMVSLPWSVSSQDKLDIKSIEKTLNEDHYDIEEAKKRILEYLAVKKIKNDIKGPILCFIGPPGVGKTSLAKSIARAMGRKLWRISLGGVRDEAEIRGHRRTYVGALPGRIIQGLKQTGTNNPVFVLDEIDKLGSDFRGDPASAMLEVLDSEQNYEFEDHYIGVPFDLSKVFFITTANSTDTIPAPLLDRMEIVRLSGYTTIEKMKIAKKYIIPKQIENHGLNEYNIKFTDKAIQSVIENYAKEAGVRNLEKNITAILRKIARQIVESPKKDQSTIYEINVGNLEKYLGIPRYYSSEKLDKDYIGIATGLAWTPVGGEVLFIEALKVKGSGKLMLTGSLGDVFKESAQAAVSFARTQYKELNLEEEFYEKYDFHIHVPEGATPKDGPSAGITIACAIISALTNKLVRSDIAMTGEITLTGRVLPIGGLKEKTLAALRVGIKEIIVPFDNKKDVSEIQSQLKIKDVKFYFVKDMQEVLKYALKDD; from the coding sequence ATGAGTAATAATAACGAAAGCTTAGCCAACCAAGATATAGAAATACCTAGTGTTTTGCCTGTTGTGCCACTTAGAGATATGGTTGTTTTTCCTTATATGGTTACACCGTTGCTGGTAGGTAGAGAATTTTCTATTAAGGCAATAGATGAGGCTTTATCAAAAGATAGAATGATTTTTGCCGTGAGCCAGAAAAATTTTGAAGAAAATGAACCAACACCAGATCAAATAAATACCGTTGGCACAGTATGCTTGATTTTAAGAATGCTTAAGATGCCAGATGGTAGAGTAAAAATATTGGTCCAAGGATTGAGAAAAGCATCTATTGTGAGCTATACCAAAACGATAAAAGATAACCCCTTTTTTGAAGCTGAAGTTTCGCTATTGCAAGACCAATTAGCATCAACACCAGAAGAAGAGATTGAAATAGAGGTCCTGATTAGGACAATTAAAGATCAACTCCAAAAACTTGTAGCTTTAAATAAGAATATACCCAATGATATTGTTGTAATTGCAAACAATATAGAAAAAAGCGAACAGTTTGCTGATATTATCATTGCAAATCTACAATTAAAGATAAATCAGATGCAAGAATTAATAGAAATATTATCTGTGAAAGAGCGATTAAGAAAAATAGTCAGCATCTTGAATAGAGAACTGCAAATACTTGATATGCAGGCTAAAATCCAAAGAGAAGCCAGGGAAGAAATTTCAAAAGCACAAAAAGAGTATTTCTTGAAAGAGCAGCTAAAAGCTGTAAAGAAAGAGTTAGGCGAAAAGGCAGACTCAGATGAGATAGAAGAGCTTAGGCAAAAGATTGAAGCAGTAAAAATGAGCGAGCAAGCAGGGAAAGAGTGTCTAAAGCAACTGTCTAGATTAGAAAAAATGTACTCCGATTCTGCCGAGGCCAATGTAATTCGTACATACATTGATTGGATGGTTAGTTTACCATGGAGTGTTTCTTCACAAGATAAACTAGATATAAAGTCTATAGAAAAAACTCTGAATGAAGACCACTATGACATAGAAGAAGCAAAAAAAAGAATTCTGGAGTATCTGGCCGTTAAAAAAATAAAAAATGATATAAAAGGCCCTATTTTATGTTTTATTGGACCACCCGGTGTAGGCAAAACTTCACTTGCAAAATCTATTGCCCGTGCTATGGGAAGAAAATTGTGGCGAATATCTTTGGGTGGCGTTAGAGACGAAGCAGAAATTAGAGGACATAGAAGGACATACGTAGGGGCACTGCCGGGAAGGATTATACAAGGTCTAAAACAAACAGGAACAAATAACCCTGTTTTTGTTTTAGATGAAATTGATAAACTAGGCAGCGATTTTAGAGGTGATCCAGCTAGTGCCATGCTTGAAGTTTTGGACTCAGAGCAAAATTATGAATTCGAAGACCACTATATAGGTGTTCCATTTGATTTATCAAAAGTCTTTTTTATAACGACAGCCAACTCTACAGATACGATACCTGCGCCACTATTGGATAGAATGGAAATTGTTAGACTCTCTGGTTATACAACGATAGAAAAAATGAAAATTGCAAAGAAATACATTATACCCAAGCAGATTGAAAACCACGGGCTTAATGAGTACAATATAAAGTTTACAGATAAAGCCATCCAAAGCGTTATTGAAAACTACGCCAAAGAGGCAGGCGTAAGGAATTTAGAAAAAAATATTACAGCTATTTTAAGAAAAATTGCAAGACAAATTGTAGAATCTCCAAAAAAAGATCAATCAACCATATATGAAATTAATGTAGGAAATTTAGAAAAATATTTAGGTATACCAAGGTACTATAGCAGCGAAAAGCTAGACAAAGATTATATTGGCATTGCTACGGGTCTTGCGTGGACACCTGTTGGCGGTGAGGTATTGTTTATTGAAGCCCTAAAGGTTAAAGGTAGTGGAAAACTAATGCTTACAGGTTCACTTGGCGATGTATTTAAAGAGTCAGCACAAGCTGCAGTTTCTTTTGCGAGAACTCAATATAAAGAGCTAAATCTGGAGGAAGAATTTTACGAAAAGTACGATTTCCATATACATGTACCAGAAGGTGCAACGCCAAAAGATGGCCCAAGTGCGGGCATAACCATAGCATGTGCTATTATTTCTGCTCTAACTAATAAACTAGTCAGATCTGATATTGCAATGACGGGTGAAATTACACTTACTGGTAGAGTTTTACCAATTGGTGGGCTTAAAGAAAAAACTCTAGCAGCACTGAGGGTTGGTATAAAAGAAATTATTGTACCTTTTGACAACAAAAAAGATGTGTCAGAAATTCAATCGCAACTAAAGATAAAAGACGTAAAATTTTATTTTGTTAAGGACATGCAAGAGGTTTTAAAATACGCATTAAAAGACGATTAA
- a CDS encoding Hsp20/alpha crystallin family protein encodes MVNNRVIFFAHFLVLQKNASSDSILADIYEEGDKVHIELEIPDLQLDSLAIDTNHTSLIISGFKKKKERSNVAYIRAERIFGYFKKYIDLPFYVENVSKVNYNNGVLEIILERF; translated from the coding sequence ATGGTTAATAACAGAGTGATTTTTTTTGCTCATTTTTTAGTTTTACAAAAAAACGCAAGTTCAGATTCGATTTTAGCGGATATTTACGAAGAAGGTGATAAAGTACACATAGAGCTTGAAATACCAGATTTGCAGTTAGATAGTTTGGCAATCGATACAAATCACACTTCTTTGATTATCTCTGGTTTTAAGAAAAAAAAAGAAAGAAGTAACGTAGCATATATAAGGGCAGAGCGTATTTTTGGTTATTTTAAAAAATACATAGATTTGCCATTCTATGTTGAAAATGTAAGTAAAGTAAACTATAACAACGGAGTATTAGAAATTATTTTAGAGAGGTTTTGA
- a CDS encoding outer membrane protein assembly factor BamD: MKKTIFTYIAIALIVFFVSACSAPKELVKTELEKSAYEWYNEGVQYYINHNYKEAEHSLLMINQQHPGSIYSKKAHLILGDVYYSEEDYLLSIDEYKKFIELYPDTNDAMFAQYKIAMSYYKMMNGYRLDQTPTKNAIKNFLVLLDKYPDNPYKDEVYNYLTECAKQLYQHQLFITRFYYDLGRYRAAQIELDYMAKHFSDLNFNDEMLYLLASSYYHLGKKQGAMDFFNELKKKYPNSKYIVLFYKELEKKSK; this comes from the coding sequence ATGAAAAAAACTATTTTCACTTACATTGCAATTGCTTTAATTGTTTTTTTTGTTTCTGCATGTTCTGCTCCTAAAGAATTAGTTAAAACAGAGCTAGAAAAAAGTGCCTATGAATGGTACAACGAGGGAGTCCAGTATTACATTAATCATAACTACAAAGAAGCCGAACATAGTTTATTGATGATTAATCAACAACATCCAGGTAGCATTTATTCAAAGAAAGCGCATCTTATTTTAGGTGATGTTTATTACAGCGAGGAAGATTATCTTTTATCAATAGACGAATACAAAAAATTTATAGAGTTGTATCCAGATACAAATGATGCCATGTTTGCTCAATATAAAATTGCTATGAGTTATTACAAAATGATGAATGGATATAGACTCGATCAAACACCTACAAAAAATGCTATAAAAAATTTTCTTGTACTCTTGGATAAATATCCAGATAATCCATACAAAGATGAAGTTTATAACTATTTAACTGAATGTGCAAAACAACTTTACCAACATCAGTTGTTTATTACTCGTTTCTATTATGACTTAGGAAGGTATAGGGCAGCTCAAATTGAGCTTGATTATATGGCAAAGCATTTTTCTGATTTGAATTTTAACGATGAAATGTTGTATTTACTGGCATCTTCTTACTATCATTTAGGCAAAAAGCAAGGGGCTATGGATTTTTTTAATGAATTAAAAAAGAAATATCCAAACAGTAAATACATTGTTTTATTTTACAAAGAGTTAGAAAAAAAGAGTAAATAA
- a CDS encoding DUF721 domain-containing protein, with translation MALVDISTATFDLLKDLGLERAGYILKAKDIFKQLNFSEDDVVVLNFKDGVLTIGVFSSVWHQEMESMKDQLIKKLNELSSDMQFEKIIIKEIAYD, from the coding sequence ATGGCGTTAGTTGATATATCTACAGCTACTTTTGATTTGTTGAAGGATTTGGGGTTAGAAAGGGCTGGATATATACTGAAAGCTAAAGATATATTTAAACAGTTAAATTTTAGTGAAGATGATGTTGTTGTGTTAAACTTTAAAGATGGTGTTTTAACTATAGGTGTATTTAGCTCCGTTTGGCATCAAGAAATGGAAAGCATGAAGGATCAACTTATTAAAAAGTTAAATGAATTATCAAGTGATATGCAATTTGAAAAAATTATTATAAAGGAGATAGCTTATGATTAG
- the rpmE gene encoding 50S ribosomal protein L31: protein MKKNFHPKYELTTIECACGNKVEVHSTIKNLKVQICNKCHPFFTGKEKIVDEGGRVDKFQKKYAKK from the coding sequence ATGAAAAAAAATTTTCATCCAAAATATGAGTTAACAACTATCGAGTGTGCATGTGGCAATAAAGTAGAAGTTCATTCAACTATTAAAAATCTTAAGGTCCAGATATGTAATAAATGCCACCCGTTTTTTACAGGTAAAGAAAAAATTGTTGATGAAGGCGGAAGGGTTGATAAATTCCAGAAAAAATATGCAAAAAAATAA